One window from the genome of Bacillus kexueae encodes:
- a CDS encoding YajQ family cyclic di-GMP-binding protein — protein MAKDSSFDIVSQVDLPEVTNAINIAKKEIQNRYDFKGSKSDISLDNEELVLISDDEFKLNQLKDVLISKLIKRGVATKNIQYGKIENASGGTVRQRAELVNGIDKENAKKINTIIKNTGLKVKSQIQDDQIRVSGKSKDDLQKIIAAIREADLPIDVQFINFR, from the coding sequence ATGGCAAAGGATAGTTCATTTGATATTGTGTCGCAAGTCGACTTACCGGAAGTGACAAATGCGATTAATATTGCGAAAAAAGAAATTCAAAACCGCTATGATTTCAAAGGTTCTAAAAGCGATATCTCCCTTGATAACGAGGAGCTCGTTCTCATTTCAGACGACGAATTTAAATTAAACCAATTAAAAGACGTGTTAATTAGCAAATTAATTAAACGCGGTGTCGCAACGAAAAATATTCAATATGGAAAAATCGAAAATGCTTCCGGCGGTACCGTTCGTCAGCGAGCAGAGCTTGTAAACGGTATTGACAAAGAAAACGCGAAGAAAATCAATACGATTATTAAAAACACCGGCTTAAAAGTGAAAAGCCAAATCCAAGATGACCAAATTCGCGTAAGTGGAAAAAGCAAAGATGATCTTCAAAAAATCATCGCTGCCATTCGTGAAGCCGATTTACCAATCGATGTTCAATTTATTAACTTCCGATAA